One genomic segment of Paraburkholderia caffeinilytica includes these proteins:
- a CDS encoding DUF3579 domain-containing protein, producing MAEAAPTEYFIQGITSTGKKFRPSDWSERLAGVMACFGPGARKGPNAYMQYSLYVRPTMIGDLKCVILDSRLRDIEPMAFDFVLNFAKDNDLVVTEACELQLEHAAPQEKRHVI from the coding sequence ATGGCCGAAGCAGCTCCAACCGAATATTTCATTCAGGGCATCACGTCGACCGGGAAAAAGTTTCGGCCGAGTGACTGGTCGGAGCGGCTCGCAGGCGTCATGGCCTGTTTCGGCCCCGGCGCAAGGAAGGGGCCGAACGCGTATATGCAGTACTCGCTGTATGTCCGGCCCACCATGATCGGCGACCTCAAATGCGTGATTCTCGATTCGCGCCTGCGCGACATCGAGCCGATGGCGTTCGATTTCGTCCTGAACTTCGCGAAAGACAACGACCTTGTCGTGACGGAGGCATGCGAGTTGCAACTCGAGCACGCCGCGCCGCAAGAGAAAAGGCACGTGATCTAG
- a CDS encoding argininosuccinate synthase — protein MSDIKKVVLAYSGGLDTSVILKWLQDNYDAEVVTFTADIGQGEELEPARKKALQLGIKQDNIFIEDLREEFVRDYVFPMFRANTIYEGEYLLGTSIARPLIAKRQIEIARATGAQAVSHGATGKGNDQVRFELGYYALEPGIKVIAPWREWDLLSREKLLAYAEKAGIPIEMKHKQGGAPYSMDANLLHISFEGRHLEDPKAEAEADMWRWTVSPEEAPDQAEYLDIEYEHGDPVAINGKRLSPAEMLTELNRLGGKHGIGRLDLVENRYVGMKSRGCYETPGGTIMLKAHRGIESITLDREVAHLKDDLMARYASLIYNGYWWSPERRAIQVLIDHTQEKVNGWVRVKLYKGSVSVVARDSKETLFDKTIATFDDDGGAYNQADAGGFIKLNALRMRIAENARRQRG, from the coding sequence ATGAGCGATATCAAGAAAGTCGTGCTCGCCTATTCGGGCGGCCTCGACACCTCCGTCATCCTGAAGTGGTTGCAGGACAATTACGACGCCGAAGTCGTCACGTTCACGGCCGACATCGGCCAGGGCGAAGAACTGGAACCGGCGCGCAAGAAGGCCCTGCAACTCGGCATCAAGCAGGACAACATCTTCATCGAAGACCTGCGCGAAGAATTCGTGCGCGACTACGTGTTCCCGATGTTCCGCGCCAACACGATCTATGAAGGCGAATACCTGCTGGGCACGTCGATCGCGCGTCCGCTGATCGCCAAGCGTCAGATCGAAATCGCTCGCGCCACCGGCGCGCAAGCGGTCTCGCACGGCGCAACCGGCAAGGGCAACGACCAGGTTCGCTTCGAACTCGGCTACTACGCGCTGGAACCGGGCATCAAGGTGATCGCGCCGTGGCGCGAATGGGATCTGCTGTCGCGCGAAAAGCTGCTCGCTTACGCCGAAAAGGCCGGCATTCCGATCGAAATGAAGCACAAGCAAGGTGGCGCGCCGTATTCGATGGACGCGAACCTGCTGCACATCTCGTTCGAAGGCCGCCACCTGGAAGACCCGAAGGCCGAAGCCGAAGCCGATATGTGGCGTTGGACGGTGTCGCCTGAAGAAGCGCCGGACCAGGCTGAATATCTCGACATCGAGTATGAGCACGGCGACCCGGTCGCGATCAACGGCAAGCGCCTGTCGCCGGCTGAAATGCTGACCGAGCTGAACCGTTTGGGCGGCAAGCATGGCATTGGCCGTCTGGACCTGGTCGAAAACCGTTACGTCGGCATGAAGTCGCGCGGCTGCTATGAAACGCCGGGCGGCACGATCATGCTGAAGGCGCACCGCGGCATCGAGTCGATTACCCTCGACCGCGAAGTGGCTCACCTGAAAGACGACCTGATGGCGCGTTACGCATCGCTGATTTACAACGGCTACTGGTGGAGCCCGGAGCGTCGCGCAATCCAGGTGCTGATCGACCATACGCAAGAAAAGGTCAACGGCTGGGTGCGTGTGAAGCTGTACAAGGGCAGCGTGTCGGTTGTCGCGCGCGATTCGAAGGAAACGCTGTTCGACAAGACGATCGCGACGTTCGACGACGACGGCGGCGCGTACAACCAGGCCGACGCAGGCGGGTTTATCAAGCTGAATGCACTGCGTATGCGGATTGCGGAGAATGCGCGTCGTCAGCGCGGCTGA
- the rpsT gene encoding 30S ribosomal protein S20 — translation MANSAQARKRARQAAKANSHNSALRSKFRTAIKAVRKAIEAGDKAKAAEIFQASSKTIDIIADKKIVHKNKAARNKSRLAAALKGLQAPAAQ, via the coding sequence ATGGCTAACTCCGCACAAGCACGCAAGCGCGCCCGCCAGGCCGCCAAGGCAAACTCGCACAACTCGGCACTGCGCTCGAAGTTCCGCACGGCTATCAAGGCTGTCCGCAAGGCAATCGAAGCCGGCGACAAGGCTAAGGCCGCTGAGATCTTCCAGGCATCGTCGAAGACCATCGACATCATCGCCGACAAGAAAATCGTTCACAAGAACAAGGCCGCTCGCAACAAGAGCCGCCTGGCTGCAGCCCTCAAGGGTCTGCAAGCACCCGCAGCGCAGTAA
- the murB gene encoding UDP-N-acetylmuramate dehydrogenase — MSQSDSAAFIAGYPLKAHNTFGFDVRARFACRIEHEAQLMAAVRDPRAAGLPRLVLGGGSNVVLTRDFAGLVLLVALQGRRLVREDDDAWYVEAAAGEPWHDFVAWTLSQGLPGLENLALIPGTVGAAPIQNIGAYGLEMCERFASLRAVELETGAVLELDADACRFGYRDSFFKREGRDRFVITSVTFRLPKVWQPRAGYADLARELAASGRADTPPNAQAIFDAVVAVRRAKLPDPLQLGNAGSFFKNPVVEATQFEALKVQEPEVVSYLQPDGRVKLAAGWLIDRCGWKGRAMGAAAVHERQALVLVNRGGASGAEVLALAKAVQRDVLARFGVELEAEPVCL, encoded by the coding sequence ATGTCCCAATCCGACTCCGCCGCGTTCATTGCCGGCTATCCGCTGAAGGCGCATAACACCTTCGGTTTTGATGTTCGTGCGCGGTTTGCATGCCGGATCGAGCACGAAGCGCAACTGATGGCTGCCGTGCGCGATCCGCGTGCCGCCGGCTTGCCGCGGCTGGTGCTGGGCGGCGGCAGCAATGTCGTGCTGACGCGGGACTTCGCCGGACTGGTGCTGCTGGTGGCGCTGCAAGGCCGCCGCCTCGTGCGCGAGGACGATGATGCATGGTACGTCGAGGCGGCAGCCGGTGAGCCGTGGCATGACTTTGTCGCATGGACTTTGTCGCAAGGGTTGCCCGGTCTGGAGAACCTCGCGCTGATTCCGGGCACGGTGGGGGCGGCGCCGATTCAGAATATCGGCGCCTATGGGCTGGAGATGTGCGAGCGGTTTGCGTCGCTGCGGGCGGTTGAGCTGGAAACGGGGGCAGTGCTCGAACTCGATGCCGACGCGTGCCGATTCGGCTATCGCGACAGTTTTTTCAAGCGGGAAGGGCGCGACCGGTTTGTGATTACTTCGGTCACTTTCCGTTTGCCGAAGGTTTGGCAGCCGCGGGCTGGGTACGCGGATCTTGCGCGCGAACTGGCTGCGAGTGGCCGCGCCGATACACCGCCGAACGCACAAGCGATTTTCGACGCGGTAGTCGCGGTGCGGCGCGCCAAGCTGCCTGATCCGCTCCAGCTCGGAAACGCCGGGAGTTTCTTCAAGAATCCAGTCGTGGAGGCCACACAGTTCGAGGCCCTGAAGGTCCAGGAGCCCGAGGTCGTGTCTTACCTTCAACCGGACGGCCGGGTGAAGCTTGCGGCGGGCTGGCTGATCGATCGATGTGGCTGGAAAGGTCGCGCAATGGGCGCAGCGGCCGTGCATGAGCGGCAGGCGCTGGTGCTGGTCAATCGCGGTGGGGCGAGCGGCGCCGAGGTGTTGGCGCTGGCGAAGGCGGTTCAGCGCGATGTGCTGGCGCGATTCGGGGTTGAGCTGGAAGCGGAGCCGGTTTGCCTGTGA
- the murJ gene encoding murein biosynthesis integral membrane protein MurJ, producing the protein MNLFRALLTVSGFTLLSRVTGLARETLIARAFGASQYTDAFYVAFRIPNLLRRISAEGAFSQAFVPILAEFKNQQGHDATKVLVDATSTVLAWALAILSLIGVVGASGVVFVVASGLAHEGQAYALAVTMTRIMFPYIIFISLTSLASGVLNTYKNFSLPAFAPVLLNVAFIVAAVFVAPRLHTPVYALAWAVIAGGLLQFIVQLPGLKKIDMLPRIGLNPVKALAHRGVKRVLSKMVPAMFAVSVAQISLIINTNIASRIGPGAVSWINYADRLMEFPTALLGVALGTILLPSLSKAHVDADPHEYSSLLDWGLRVTFLLAAPSAVALFFFAQPLTATLFHYGKFDGNSVVMVGRALSAYGIGLIGLILIKILAPGFYAKQDIKTPVKIGIGVLIVTQLSNYLFVPIFAHAGLTLSVGLGACVNALFLFLGLRKRGIYMPSNGWLKFFVQLLGACLVLAGTMHWLAISFDWIGMHSRPVDRIVLLGACLVLFAALYFGMLWLMGFKYAYFKRRVK; encoded by the coding sequence ATGAATCTATTCCGAGCCCTGCTGACGGTCAGCGGCTTCACGCTGCTGTCGCGCGTGACCGGACTGGCCCGCGAAACGCTGATCGCCCGCGCGTTCGGCGCCAGTCAATATACTGACGCGTTTTACGTCGCGTTTCGCATTCCGAACCTGCTGCGGCGCATTTCCGCCGAGGGTGCGTTCTCACAGGCCTTCGTGCCGATCCTCGCCGAATTCAAGAACCAGCAAGGACACGATGCCACCAAGGTGCTCGTCGACGCGACGTCGACCGTGCTTGCCTGGGCGCTCGCGATTCTCTCGCTGATCGGCGTGGTGGGGGCGTCGGGCGTGGTGTTCGTCGTGGCGTCAGGGCTTGCGCATGAAGGTCAGGCGTATGCGCTGGCGGTCACGATGACGCGCATCATGTTCCCGTACATCATTTTCATCTCGCTGACGTCGCTGGCGTCCGGCGTGCTGAATACGTACAAGAACTTTTCGCTGCCCGCGTTCGCCCCGGTCCTGCTGAACGTCGCCTTCATCGTCGCGGCGGTGTTTGTCGCGCCGCGCCTGCACACGCCGGTGTATGCGCTCGCGTGGGCGGTGATCGCCGGTGGCCTGCTGCAATTCATCGTGCAACTGCCGGGTCTGAAGAAGATCGACATGCTGCCGCGCATCGGCCTGAATCCGGTGAAGGCGCTCGCGCACCGCGGGGTCAAGCGGGTGCTGTCGAAGATGGTGCCGGCCATGTTCGCCGTGTCGGTCGCGCAGATCAGCCTGATCATCAACACCAACATTGCGTCGCGCATCGGTCCGGGCGCCGTCTCCTGGATCAACTACGCCGACCGCCTGATGGAGTTTCCGACCGCGCTGCTCGGCGTAGCGCTCGGCACGATCCTGCTGCCGAGTCTGTCGAAGGCGCACGTGGACGCCGATCCGCACGAGTACTCGTCGCTGCTCGACTGGGGTTTGCGCGTCACCTTCCTGCTGGCCGCACCGAGCGCCGTCGCGCTGTTTTTCTTCGCGCAGCCGCTCACCGCGACGCTGTTTCACTACGGCAAGTTCGACGGCAACTCGGTGGTGATGGTCGGCCGCGCACTGTCGGCTTACGGCATCGGCCTGATCGGCCTGATTCTCATCAAGATCCTCGCGCCCGGTTTTTACGCGAAACAGGACATCAAGACGCCGGTGAAGATCGGCATTGGCGTGCTGATCGTCACGCAGTTGAGCAACTATCTGTTCGTGCCGATTTTCGCGCATGCGGGTCTCACGCTGAGCGTCGGGCTCGGCGCGTGCGTCAACGCGCTGTTCCTGTTTCTCGGCTTGCGCAAGCGTGGCATCTATATGCCGTCGAACGGCTGGTTGAAGTTCTTCGTGCAGTTGCTCGGCGCCTGCCTGGTGCTGGCCGGCACGATGCATTGGCTTGCGATCAGCTTCGACTGGATCGGCATGCATAGCCGGCCGGTCGACCGCATCGTGTTGCTTGGGGCGTGCCTCGTTCTCTTCGCCGCGCTATATTTCGGTATGCTTTGGCTGATGGGCTTCAAGTACGCGTATTTCAAAAGGCGAGTGAAGTGA
- the ybaK gene encoding Cys-tRNA(Pro) deacylase, translating into MSKSRHVSETPATQFLRRHGVTFGEHPYDYVEHGGTGESARQLGVDEHHVVKTLVMEDEHARPLIVLMHGDRTVSTKNLARQIGAKRVEPCKPEVANRHSGYLIGGTSPFGTKKQMPVYVESSILAMDKIWLNGGRRGFLVSIEPTVLTGLLAAKPVQCASVD; encoded by the coding sequence ATGAGCAAATCCAGACACGTTTCCGAAACGCCCGCGACGCAGTTTCTGCGCCGTCATGGCGTCACTTTCGGCGAACATCCTTATGATTACGTGGAGCACGGCGGCACCGGGGAATCGGCGCGCCAGCTCGGCGTGGACGAACATCATGTCGTCAAGACACTGGTGATGGAAGACGAGCACGCGAGACCGCTGATCGTGCTGATGCACGGCGACCGCACCGTCAGCACCAAGAATCTGGCGCGGCAGATCGGCGCGAAACGCGTCGAGCCTTGCAAGCCCGAGGTGGCGAACCGGCACTCGGGCTATCTGATCGGCGGCACGTCGCCGTTCGGTACGAAGAAGCAGATGCCGGTGTACGTCGAGTCGAGCATCCTCGCGATGGACAAAATCTGGCTGAACGGCGGGCGGCGCGGTTTTCTGGTCAGCATCGAGCCCACGGTATTGACGGGCTTGCTGGCGGCGAAACCGGTTCAGTGCGCGAGCGTCGATTGA
- the plsY gene encoding glycerol-3-phosphate 1-O-acyltransferase PlsY — protein MQNLIVAVVAYLIGSVSFAVIVSAAMGLDDPRSYGSGNPGATNVLRSGSKKAAILTLIGDAFKGWLPVWFVVHFGARYGLDDTSVAIASVAVFLGHLYPIFFRFKGGKGVATAAGVLLAINPILGAATLLTWLIVAFFTRYSSLAALAAAVFAPIFDGFLFGPHIIALAIVVMSSLLVWRHRGNIAKLMRGQESRIGAKKKPDAAAGAAGGNEP, from the coding sequence ATGCAAAACCTGATCGTTGCTGTCGTTGCCTACCTGATCGGCTCGGTGTCGTTTGCCGTGATCGTGAGCGCCGCCATGGGGCTGGACGACCCGCGCTCGTACGGCTCGGGTAACCCGGGCGCCACCAACGTGCTGCGCAGCGGCAGCAAGAAGGCCGCGATTCTCACCCTGATCGGCGACGCTTTTAAAGGGTGGTTGCCGGTGTGGTTCGTGGTGCACTTCGGCGCGCGTTACGGCCTCGACGATACGTCGGTTGCGATTGCTTCCGTGGCGGTGTTTCTCGGCCACCTGTATCCGATTTTCTTCCGCTTCAAGGGCGGCAAGGGCGTGGCGACCGCAGCGGGTGTGTTGCTCGCCATCAACCCGATCCTCGGCGCGGCCACCTTGCTCACGTGGCTGATCGTGGCGTTCTTCACGCGCTATTCTTCGCTGGCGGCACTGGCCGCGGCGGTGTTCGCACCGATCTTCGACGGCTTTCTGTTCGGGCCGCATATCATCGCGCTGGCGATTGTCGTGATGAGTTCGCTGCTGGTCTGGCGCCACCGCGGCAACATCGCCAAGCTGATGCGCGGCCAGGAAAGCCGCATCGGCGCAAAGAAGAAACCCGACGCAGCAGCTGGCGCGGCGGGCGGTAACGAACCTTGA
- a CDS encoding YajQ family cyclic di-GMP-binding protein — MPSFDVVCEADMIEVKNAIEQSNKEISTRFDFKGSDARVEHKESEITAYADDDFKLGQVKDVLLSKMAKRNVDVRFLDYGKIEKIGGDKVKQVIKIKKGVSGDLSKKIVRLVKDSKIKVQASIQGDAVRITGGKRDDLQSVIAMLRKDVTDTPLDFNNFRD; from the coding sequence ATGCCATCGTTTGACGTCGTCTGCGAAGCGGACATGATCGAAGTCAAGAACGCGATCGAGCAGTCCAACAAGGAAATTTCAACCCGCTTCGACTTCAAAGGGTCGGACGCGCGCGTCGAGCACAAGGAAAGCGAAATCACCGCCTATGCGGACGACGACTTCAAGCTCGGCCAGGTGAAAGACGTCCTGCTGTCGAAAATGGCCAAGCGCAATGTGGACGTGCGCTTTCTCGACTACGGCAAGATCGAGAAGATCGGCGGCGACAAGGTCAAGCAGGTCATCAAGATCAAGAAAGGCGTGTCCGGCGATCTGTCGAAGAAAATCGTGCGCCTCGTGAAGGACAGCAAGATCAAGGTCCAGGCGAGCATTCAGGGCGACGCGGTGCGCATCACCGGCGGCAAGCGCGACGATCTGCAAAGCGTGATCGCGATGCTGCGCAAGGACGTGACCGATACGCCGCTCGACTTCAACAACTTCCGCGACTGA
- the argF gene encoding ornithine carbamoyltransferase: MTAKKIRHYLQFKDFSLDDYEYVLERARILKRKFKNYETYHPLHDRTLAMIFEKNSTRTRLSFEAGIFQLGGHAVFMSTRDTQLGRGEPIEDAAQVISRMVDIIMIRTFGQDILTRFAENSRVPVINGLTNEYHPCQVLADIFTYFEHRGPIRDKTVAWVGDANNMLYTWIEAAQILGFKLRLSTPPGYKLDHAMVAAESAPFYQEFDDPNEACTGADLVTTDVWTSMGFEAENEARKKAFADWCVDADMMARANSDALFMHCLPAHRGEEVSAEVIDGPQSVVWDEAENRLHVQKALMEYLLLGKLNH, encoded by the coding sequence ATGACCGCCAAGAAAATTCGCCACTACCTGCAGTTCAAGGATTTCTCGCTGGACGACTACGAGTACGTGCTGGAACGCGCGCGCATTCTGAAACGCAAATTCAAGAACTACGAGACCTATCACCCGCTGCACGACCGCACGCTGGCGATGATCTTCGAGAAAAACTCCACGCGCACGCGCCTGTCGTTCGAAGCCGGCATCTTCCAGCTCGGCGGCCACGCGGTTTTCATGAGCACGCGCGACACCCAGCTCGGGCGCGGCGAGCCGATCGAAGACGCGGCGCAAGTGATCTCGCGCATGGTCGACATCATCATGATCCGCACGTTCGGCCAGGACATACTCACGCGCTTCGCCGAGAATTCGCGCGTGCCGGTGATCAATGGGTTGACCAACGAATATCACCCATGCCAGGTGCTGGCGGACATCTTCACGTATTTCGAACACCGCGGTCCGATTCGCGACAAGACCGTTGCGTGGGTCGGCGACGCGAACAACATGCTGTACACATGGATCGAGGCCGCCCAGATTCTCGGTTTCAAGCTGCGCCTGTCCACGCCGCCGGGCTACAAACTCGACCACGCCATGGTCGCGGCTGAAAGCGCCCCGTTCTACCAGGAATTCGACGACCCGAACGAGGCCTGCACGGGCGCCGACCTGGTCACCACGGACGTGTGGACCAGCATGGGCTTCGAGGCTGAAAACGAAGCTCGCAAGAAGGCCTTCGCGGACTGGTGCGTAGACGCCGACATGATGGCGCGCGCCAATTCTGACGCGCTGTTCATGCACTGCCTGCCGGCCCACCGCGGCGAGGAAGTCAGCGCGGAAGTGATCGACGGCCCGCAAAGCGTCGTGTGGGACGAAGCGGAAAATCGTCTGCACGTGCAAAAGGCGTTGATGGAATACCTGCTGCTCGGCAAGCTGAATCACTAA